One Candidatus Peregrinibacteria bacterium DNA segment encodes these proteins:
- a CDS encoding MBL fold metallo-hydrolase, with the protein MLQFVLKHINKLIIGLLIAVALLHLTFVKIPTQAEVNFLDIGQGDSVLIVTPELHTILIDGGPGETVLEQIGEVLPFFAHDIDLMVLTHPHRDHLEGLLEVIQRYNVHHLLLAGDDYGSGLYRQFLEFARMEEASSGLQIHFAEASTDIKVPSGDGEILLDIFHPINLITGQKYDNANNASIVIRMSYISRLRSLESYYRSFMFTGDCEKECEQQILSVYPATALTADILKIGHHGSRTSSLQAFLDAVSPKIAVIQVGADNQFEHPHPETLEKLSAMNVEVHRNDLEGRITMPMNLTNQ; encoded by the coding sequence ATGCTTCAATTCGTTTTAAAACACATAAATAAGCTAATAATTGGACTTCTTATCGCAGTGGCTTTGCTTCATTTAACATTCGTTAAAATTCCAACACAAGCTGAGGTAAATTTTCTCGATATTGGGCAGGGCGATTCTGTGCTTATAGTTACGCCGGAGCTCCATACTATACTCATAGATGGTGGCCCGGGTGAAACCGTACTTGAGCAAATCGGAGAGGTTCTGCCATTTTTCGCACATGATATCGATCTTATGGTTTTAACTCATCCGCATAGAGATCATTTGGAGGGGCTTCTTGAGGTAATCCAGCGCTATAATGTGCATCATTTACTACTTGCCGGCGACGATTATGGGAGTGGTTTATATAGACAATTCCTTGAATTTGCCCGTATGGAAGAGGCCTCTTCCGGCCTACAAATCCACTTTGCAGAAGCTTCTACTGACATCAAGGTTCCGTCCGGCGATGGGGAGATTTTACTAGATATTTTTCATCCGATTAATCTGATAACCGGTCAAAAGTACGACAATGCAAATAATGCTTCTATAGTTATTAGAATGTCATACATTTCAAGGCTCCGGAGCCTTGAATCTTATTATAGGAGTTTTATGTTTACCGGTGATTGTGAAAAAGAATGTGAACAACAAATTTTAAGTGTATATCCCGCAACCGCACTTACAGCCGATATTCTCAAAATTGGTCACCATGGCTCTCGAACAAGCTCTTTGCAAGCTTTCCTCGATGCAGTTTCGCCAAAAATAGCAGTTATTCAGGTCGGGGCAGATAACCAATTTGAACACCCACATCCGGAAACATTGGAGAAGCTTTCAGCTATGAATGTAGAGGTTCACCGCAACGACCTCGAAGGCCGGATAACAATGCCTATGAATTTAACTAACCAATAA
- the ybeY gene encoding rRNA maturation RNase YbeY → MIHLKTFLHADTLAGLLPDGWETALNELILAANKKLIALNHIDEASVEIIEVNFQSNDQIAEVNKNLRSIDSPTDVLSLRLTDSLHNNEIPNLPEEVFGEIYISLEKCQEQADEIGQSFITELTFLTLHGILHIFNYDHMTPEEEEEMMSIAYEILRRT, encoded by the coding sequence ATGATTCACTTAAAAACATTTTTACACGCAGATACTTTAGCAGGACTTCTTCCGGATGGATGGGAGACCGCTCTCAACGAACTGATCTTGGCTGCAAACAAAAAACTCATAGCTCTAAACCATATAGATGAGGCTTCCGTAGAGATTATCGAAGTGAACTTTCAGTCAAATGACCAAATCGCAGAAGTAAATAAAAATCTTCGATCTATCGATAGTCCAACAGACGTACTCTCACTTCGACTAACTGATTCACTACACAACAACGAAATACCAAATCTCCCTGAGGAAGTTTTTGGCGAAATCTACATATCACTCGAAAAATGCCAAGAACAAGCCGATGAAATCGGCCAAAGCTTCATCACTGAACTCACCTTCCTAACCCTCCATGGCATCCTACATATATTCAACTACGACCACATGACCCCCGAAGAAGAAGAAGAAATGATGAGCATCGCCTATGAGATTTTGCGTAGAACTTAG
- the murA gene encoding UDP-N-acetylglucosamine 1-carboxyvinyltransferase, with amino-acid sequence MSKFLVKGGHALKGTVKISGSKNATLPIMCAALLADDKVTLQNVPRISDVNTMRTVFKALSVKTEWKGKAGTADGNTLIIDPRGLKCAPITHDLVSKMRASSLLLGPLTAKCGKASLAFPGGCVLGKRSMSAHTDGLRQFKAEIEENEKGITIKGPLKSGVIIMPEMSVTATENIIMAAVLTKGVSEIHLAACEPHVQDLCHFLNHLGAKISGIGSNSLVVEGVSNISGGIYSIVSDYLEAGTLALAAVLTRGEVTLEDVNLRDLDFFFYKLKEAGAKFKFDGNSVTFKPVTKLNAVNIKTAVHPGFPTDLQAPFAVLMTQAEGLSEVFETLFEGRLAYLFELEKMGAKVAFLNPHQAKIFGPTQLNAVPIASCDIRAGAAMVLAALIADGETEISNVIYIDRGYEDLEGKLTALGANINRIE; translated from the coding sequence ATGTCAAAATTCCTAGTAAAAGGTGGGCATGCCCTAAAAGGGACTGTGAAAATCAGTGGATCAAAAAATGCGACCTTGCCTATTATGTGCGCAGCTCTTTTGGCAGATGACAAAGTTACTTTGCAAAATGTACCGAGGATTTCAGATGTAAATACAATGAGAACTGTGTTCAAGGCACTCAGTGTGAAGACAGAATGGAAAGGGAAGGCGGGAACTGCCGATGGAAATACTTTGATAATTGATCCGCGAGGGCTCAAATGCGCTCCGATTACACACGACCTAGTTAGCAAGATGAGGGCTTCCAGCTTACTTCTTGGCCCACTGACTGCAAAATGCGGAAAGGCAAGCTTGGCATTTCCCGGAGGATGCGTACTTGGGAAAAGATCTATGAGTGCACATACCGATGGGCTCCGACAATTCAAAGCAGAGATAGAAGAAAATGAAAAAGGAATCACTATAAAGGGGCCTTTGAAATCAGGCGTGATAATCATGCCGGAGATGAGTGTGACCGCTACTGAAAATATCATTATGGCTGCAGTTCTTACGAAAGGAGTGAGCGAAATCCACCTGGCTGCATGCGAGCCGCATGTTCAAGATTTATGCCATTTCTTAAATCATCTTGGAGCAAAAATCTCAGGAATTGGGTCAAATAGCCTAGTTGTAGAAGGAGTTTCAAATATATCCGGAGGCATATATTCTATCGTTTCCGACTACCTGGAAGCCGGAACTTTGGCGCTTGCCGCTGTGCTTACGCGCGGAGAAGTTACTCTTGAAGATGTCAATCTCAGAGATTTGGATTTCTTTTTCTATAAGCTGAAAGAGGCTGGCGCGAAGTTTAAATTCGATGGTAATTCTGTGACATTCAAACCGGTGACAAAACTAAATGCAGTAAATATTAAAACTGCCGTTCATCCTGGATTTCCTACGGACCTTCAAGCTCCATTTGCCGTACTCATGACTCAGGCCGAAGGCCTGAGTGAAGTATTTGAAACATTATTTGAAGGACGGCTCGCATATCTTTTTGAACTCGAAAAGATGGGCGCAAAAGTCGCCTTCTTAAATCCTCATCAAGCAAAAATCTTCGGACCTACACAACTAAATGCAGTACCAATCGCATCTTGCGACATTCGCGCCGGGGCCGCAATGGTACTCGCCGCCCTCATCGCTGATGGCGAAACAGAAATCTCAAATGTAATCTACATAGACCGCGGCTACGAAGACCTCGAAGGTAAGCTAACAGCGCTCGGCGCAAACATCAACAGGATTGAATAA
- the murB gene encoding UDP-N-acetylmuramate dehydrogenase, which produces MFKAFPQLRRDEPLSKHCWYALGGPADFFVEVDNTDDIPKLIREARENNLPYFVLGGGSNTVFHDEGLRGLIIKVAANNFGFKDDFENDSLVIAAPGALTSQIAKESIDRGLTGIESLYGLPGTVGGAIFGNAEAHKASIGDFVESIILYDADMDSIREVSAEYFGFAYRHSALHKTGEIILKVILKLEKIDKNDEAKQKAIDALNFRKEHQPAGRNNGSFFKNPDGDSAGRLIDVADLKGTKIGGAYISEKHGNFFMNDGTAKTQDLIDLKNLAQRTIKEKFDINLRPEVRIIMPDGTCLSD; this is translated from the coding sequence GTGTTTAAGGCATTTCCACAATTAAGAAGGGACGAGCCTCTTAGCAAGCATTGCTGGTACGCCCTCGGTGGGCCTGCTGATTTTTTTGTAGAAGTTGATAATACGGATGATATCCCAAAATTAATTCGTGAAGCACGTGAAAATAATTTGCCTTATTTTGTACTTGGAGGTGGCTCAAATACGGTATTTCATGATGAGGGACTTAGGGGGCTTATAATAAAGGTAGCCGCTAATAATTTTGGATTTAAAGATGATTTTGAAAATGATAGCCTTGTAATTGCTGCCCCTGGGGCTTTGACTTCTCAGATCGCAAAAGAGTCAATCGACCGAGGCCTTACGGGGATTGAATCTCTTTATGGATTGCCGGGCACCGTCGGTGGGGCGATCTTTGGCAATGCTGAAGCTCACAAAGCAAGCATTGGAGATTTCGTGGAATCGATAATTTTGTACGATGCGGATATGGATTCCATAAGAGAGGTCAGCGCAGAATATTTTGGATTCGCATATAGGCATTCAGCCCTGCATAAGACTGGTGAAATTATTTTGAAAGTAATTTTGAAACTTGAGAAAATAGATAAAAATGATGAAGCCAAGCAAAAAGCGATAGATGCGCTAAATTTTCGTAAAGAACATCAGCCAGCTGGTCGAAACAATGGGTCTTTCTTCAAAAATCCAGATGGAGACTCTGCTGGTAGACTTATAGATGTTGCAGACCTTAAAGGGACAAAGATTGGCGGTGCCTATATATCTGAGAAGCATGGAAACTTTTTTATGAATGACGGCACCGCCAAAACACAGGATTTAATTGATTTAAAAAATCTCGCACAAAGGACTATAAAAGAGAAATTTGACATAAATTTACGCCCTGAAGTTCGCATTATTATGCCGGATGGGACGTGTTTAAGTGATTAG
- a CDS encoding PRC-barrel domain-containing protein, translated as MKIQFSKILGTNVVSNQAEGVISLVTGVSIDPENGSVIALKCGFKQILTPFDIIKWGKFVHINDSEALTTKENVIRLQTIPKGSDDILYKPVYTESNEFIGRVYDFSIETKAMMLWQIFIKKKFFFYTTFETLIQYKSIVEIKADKIIVKDLHETIKAKTVPVVTA; from the coding sequence GTGAAAATACAATTTTCAAAAATATTGGGGACAAATGTGGTGAGCAATCAAGCTGAAGGCGTGATTTCGCTGGTGACCGGTGTTAGTATTGATCCTGAAAATGGGAGTGTGATTGCTCTTAAGTGTGGGTTCAAGCAAATTTTGACTCCTTTTGATATTATTAAATGGGGTAAATTTGTACATATAAATGATAGCGAAGCACTGACTACCAAGGAAAATGTGATTCGCCTGCAAACTATCCCAAAGGGTTCTGATGACATACTCTACAAGCCGGTTTACACCGAAAGTAATGAATTTATCGGGCGTGTGTATGATTTTTCTATCGAAACCAAAGCTATGATGCTATGGCAGATTTTTATAAAGAAAAAATTCTTTTTTTACACTACTTTTGAAACGCTCATCCAATACAAGAGCATCGTAGAGATAAAAGCTGATAAAATAATTGTAAAAGATCTGCATGAAACCATAAAAGCTAAAACTGTCCCCGTTGTTACCGCTTAA
- a CDS encoding glycosyl hydrolase family 18 protein translates to MHTFLKICSKILILLLVLGLLALGLIKYFVFGVHTNIKADIGLKKTNAVWMAHEWVQIKSPNEKVHTLLSEMISNDISLIFLHTGPIGDDGIIPESRYPEAKRFLEMSKSFAPDMKFHAWIGQVRNELHIENPEIRQNIIKDSIHLIKDIGFDGIHLNIEPMQSDPDFALLIWELRREFEAEGVPAELSAAISPIVPELPIKALKLISKDSFLGHDLSLNYSSLKYTKEIAGNLDYVVMMSYDTSFKDLKLYKWFMEQELIFLLKVAPGKALMGIPSYEDVRNNFDSNIENVSTAIDGVKIGLQNIRTNPDDLIGLAIYARWTTDKSEWKTWREKWLGVVSR, encoded by the coding sequence ATGCATACTTTTCTGAAAATTTGCTCCAAGATACTTATCCTCCTACTTGTGCTCGGGTTACTTGCGCTTGGGTTAATAAAATATTTTGTATTTGGAGTTCATACAAATATCAAAGCCGACATCGGACTCAAAAAAACAAACGCTGTATGGATGGCTCATGAATGGGTGCAAATAAAATCTCCGAATGAAAAGGTTCACACCCTACTTTCTGAAATGATAAGTAATGACATTTCACTTATATTCCTACATACAGGGCCAATAGGGGATGATGGCATCATACCGGAGTCTCGTTATCCGGAGGCTAAAAGGTTCTTGGAGATGTCCAAAAGCTTTGCTCCGGATATGAAATTTCACGCTTGGATAGGGCAGGTACGCAACGAATTACATATCGAGAATCCGGAAATCCGACAAAATATTATCAAAGATTCAATTCACTTAATCAAAGACATCGGTTTTGATGGAATTCATCTAAATATAGAACCTATGCAGTCAGACCCTGATTTCGCACTACTTATCTGGGAGTTACGTCGAGAATTTGAAGCAGAGGGGGTTCCGGCGGAGCTCTCTGCAGCAATCAGCCCCATAGTGCCGGAATTGCCGATAAAGGCTCTTAAACTGATCTCCAAAGACTCATTTCTTGGCCATGATCTATCCCTCAACTATAGCAGCCTAAAATACACAAAAGAAATAGCAGGAAACCTCGACTACGTCGTTATGATGAGTTATGACACAAGCTTTAAAGATCTTAAACTTTATAAATGGTTCATGGAGCAAGAGCTTATATTTTTACTCAAAGTAGCTCCTGGCAAAGCGCTCATGGGGATCCCATCTTACGAAGATGTCCGCAATAATTTTGATTCCAATATAGAGAATGTAAGTACCGCCATAGATGGAGTGAAAATCGGACTGCAAAATATACGTACAAACCCTGACGATCTCATAGGCCTCGCTATCTATGCCAGATGGACAACAGATAAATCAGAATGGAAGACCTGGCGCGAAAAATGGCTTGGAGTAGTTAGCCGTTAA
- a CDS encoding S-layer homology domain-containing protein yields MKTKFTIKKFLISISSVIVALCFYVNSAYASQDIYYGDALNWAVSEGIVDGSSVSSATNFAWFRPGDSVNRAEMAKMMMIALKLPVEHGLTQAFLDVSPSAWHYDYVHSGKKNNLFGGYTNEDGVATGFFGPRDEVTRGAIAKVLTQAYEFENVACGTVFKDVDYYAWYSPFIDTMCVAGIIRGDILGRARPGVAVTRSEFVTMLYRAAGSPYVLTEEDKKVVPVTSIFPELDADFIPYLEPNVTVGPNVEMDPIEEDVLIPEVDFPDFDAVTYNNFARLNAPTGTCPNGSCAAHIAQFEITPIYDSIIFRGLTLRNDDDSNNFSGRFGTFFLVHEGKVIDTASFSDTSGGGDAIVNFNGFSHVLPKGKRHKLNVLAEIHDISNADRSGSFLKLYIENGGAIDAISNTNGLSVASNNITLNAGPTGPYIQTHIIRKSYPIIEVDNEFIPKKIYTSLNNTKVYKFKMSAHPNGDVEWSKLTFNIQESSGITSSNYKLYVENSGNAINTAASVSGGKVTIVPATPMKIPSGQTVTFILKADISLTNTAQSQNLALTLTAANDSTLLTSSATALSSSDFIWSDISDKNHSLSTLDWTNGFEVDTFDFETQNISYQG; encoded by the coding sequence ATGAAAACAAAGTTTACAATAAAAAAGTTTTTGATATCGATTAGTTCGGTCATCGTAGCTTTGTGTTTTTATGTGAATTCGGCGTACGCATCTCAGGATATTTATTATGGGGACGCGCTGAATTGGGCGGTTTCTGAGGGGATAGTAGATGGGTCGAGCGTGAGCTCGGCCACTAATTTTGCATGGTTTAGGCCGGGAGATAGTGTAAATCGGGCGGAAATGGCAAAAATGATGATGATTGCACTTAAATTGCCGGTAGAACACGGGCTCACGCAGGCATTTTTGGATGTTTCTCCATCGGCATGGCATTATGATTATGTGCATTCCGGTAAGAAAAATAATCTTTTTGGTGGATATACAAATGAGGATGGTGTTGCGACGGGCTTTTTTGGGCCGCGTGACGAAGTCACGCGGGGAGCTATCGCAAAAGTGCTTACACAAGCTTATGAATTTGAGAATGTAGCCTGTGGCACTGTATTTAAAGATGTAGATTATTATGCCTGGTACTCACCGTTTATAGATACTATGTGTGTCGCGGGGATTATTAGGGGAGATATTTTGGGACGCGCTCGTCCCGGCGTCGCCGTGACTCGCTCCGAATTTGTAACCATGCTCTACAGAGCCGCAGGCTCACCATATGTTTTAACTGAAGAGGATAAAAAGGTTGTGCCGGTTACAAGCATATTCCCGGAATTAGATGCTGATTTTATACCATATTTAGAGCCGAACGTTACTGTAGGGCCAAATGTCGAGATGGATCCAATTGAAGAGGACGTACTAATTCCTGAAGTGGATTTTCCGGATTTTGACGCCGTGACATATAACAATTTTGCTCGGTTAAATGCGCCCACTGGAACTTGTCCGAATGGATCTTGCGCAGCACACATCGCACAATTCGAAATCACACCAATATACGATAGTATTATCTTCCGTGGGCTTACACTCAGGAACGATGATGATTCAAATAATTTCAGCGGTAGATTTGGTACATTTTTCCTTGTCCACGAGGGCAAAGTTATAGATACGGCCTCTTTTAGTGATACGAGTGGGGGCGGTGACGCAATTGTGAATTTCAATGGATTCTCACATGTTTTACCCAAAGGTAAGCGCCACAAATTAAATGTGCTTGCAGAGATTCATGATATTTCAAACGCAGACCGGTCCGGTTCATTTCTCAAGCTTTATATAGAAAATGGTGGCGCTATAGATGCTATTTCAAATACCAATGGACTTTCGGTAGCTTCAAACAACATAACCTTAAACGCAGGTCCAACGGGCCCTTATATTCAAACTCATATAATAAGAAAGAGCTACCCTATTATAGAAGTGGATAATGAATTTATTCCAAAGAAAATTTATACCTCACTCAACAATACAAAAGTTTATAAATTCAAAATGAGCGCGCATCCAAATGGAGACGTGGAATGGAGTAAGCTTACATTTAATATCCAAGAATCTAGCGGGATCACATCTTCAAATTACAAACTTTATGTGGAAAATTCAGGCAATGCTATCAATACAGCCGCATCAGTTTCCGGCGGCAAGGTAACGATTGTCCCGGCAACGCCTATGAAAATCCCTTCCGGTCAAACTGTAACATTTATATTAAAAGCAGATATTAGCCTTACCAATACGGCTCAGTCGCAAAACCTTGCCCTGACCTTAACGGCAGCCAATGATTCCACCCTACTCACCTCTTCAGCTACCGCCCTCTCAAGTAGCGATTTCATATGGTCGGATATCTCCGACAAAAATCACAGTCTTTCAACCCTTGATTGGACAAACGGTTTCGAAGTCGACACATTCGACTTCGAAACCCAAAACATCAGCTACCAAGGATAG
- a CDS encoding DUF192 domain-containing protein, whose translation MMKKNFTQRAQLALRNKACKALPIFKSFTVLGFTALALASCGAQKANVLIDGVDVPVKVARSDSDRMLGLSGRESLSEDSGLLFVFENPGLHSIWMKDMNFPIDIIWIGLDDSKDGKLRVFDIRQNVNPDTYPTSFKPVIPSLYVLEVNSGFAENHDINIGDTVNID comes from the coding sequence ATGATGAAAAAAAACTTCACGCAACGCGCGCAGCTTGCGTTGCGAAATAAGGCGTGCAAAGCACTTCCAATATTCAAATCCTTCACGGTACTCGGGTTCACAGCGCTCGCGCTCGCTTCGTGCGGTGCGCAGAAAGCTAATGTATTGATAGATGGGGTAGATGTGCCGGTAAAGGTGGCGCGGAGCGACTCTGATCGCATGCTCGGGCTCTCAGGCAGGGAATCTCTAAGTGAGGATAGCGGACTTCTGTTTGTATTTGAGAACCCGGGGCTCCATAGTATCTGGATGAAAGATATGAATTTTCCAATAGATATAATCTGGATAGGTCTTGATGACTCTAAAGACGGCAAACTACGAGTATTTGATATAAGACAAAATGTAAACCCAGATACTTATCCAACTTCTTTTAAACCAGTTATCCCAAGTTTGTATGTACTTGAAGTAAATAGCGGGTTCGCTGAAAATCATGACATCAATATAGGCGATACGGTAAATATAGATTGA